One segment of Ricinus communis isolate WT05 ecotype wild-type chromosome 8, ASM1957865v1, whole genome shotgun sequence DNA contains the following:
- the LOC8273758 gene encoding putative disease resistance protein RGA3 — protein MQALSSNRNPNTSQFSFDQTICYVHLTKMAEALVAAALKQLADVMEQQVKLVMGVEEEAEKLGSNLQSIQGVLVEAERRQFENHAIRHWLDNLKEVSYSIDDVLDSWNIEILKEQIEEDQESACSWFRTQFLQLPTLKQVCSIFPISCFSCCETGQRYKIAREIKKLNQRLDDIAKERKRYDFDLTYRGDEQIKPLVVNSAIDAAEVKGRQEEKNTVIKMLVGSESVNKLNLQVVSIVGMGGLGKTTLAKLVYNDSEVEKNFESRIWVSVSKPFDEIKIAKAILEILINAASVLVEFEAIMQHIRKLLKGKRLLLILDDVWEDGPSKWEQMRDSFMSASLGSSILVTTRDESVAMNMGCTGDRLFKLGNLFLEECWSIFSEIAFFEKNNDERVQLEAIGREIVKKCDGLPLAAKTLGNLLRFKDSRQEWQSVLNSEVWELEGLWEKNRETQSGFASLWLSYYDLVLELKPCFSYCAILPKDHEIKGDNLIQLWMAQGYLRQTHVDDMERIGEKYLHNLAGHSFFEVVHKIDCGHVMSCKMYNIVHDFAQYIVKNECFSIEVNDEEELKMMSLHKEVRHLRVMLGKDVSFPSSIYRLKDLRTLWVQCKGNSKVGAALSNLFGRLTCLRSLNLSNCNLAEIPSSICKLIHLRQIDLSYNKDLKGLPEALCELCNLQTLNMDGCFSLVKLPRGLEKLINLRHLHNGGFEGVLPKGISKLTCLRSLNRFSIGQNNQEACNLGDLKNLNHLQGCLCIMGLEIVADVGEAKQAELRKKTEVTRLELRFGKGDAEWRKHHDDEILLALEPSPYVEELGIYDYQGRTVFPSWMIFLSNLKTVILTNCKTCEHLPPLGKLPFLENLRIWGMDGVQKAGLEFLGLESSSSSSSGIAFPKLINLRFMRMRNWEVWADDFIRMGDEEDSTKITIMPQLRSLSFAWCSKLKAVPDQFLRKATLQELTLTCSPELKRAYQKGIGQDWHKISHIPNIKIWNFGEKRLLTLLEERGLIHHG, from the exons ATGCAAGCATTATCTTCTAACAGGAATCCGAATACTTCTCAATTCTCCTTTGATCAAACCATTTGCTACGTACATTTGACTAAAATGGCTGAAGCACTTGTGGCCGCGGCTTTAAAGCAGCTAGCCGACGTAATGGAACAACAAGTGAAGCTTGTAATGGGTGTAGAGGAAGAAGCAGAAAAACTTGGAAGCAATCTCCAATCCATCCAAGGTGTACTGGTTGAAGCAGAGAGACGACAATTCGAAAACCACGCTATCAGACACTGGTTAGATAACCTGAAGGAAGTGTCCTATAGCATCGATGATGTTCTTGACTCCTGGAACATAGAGATTCTCAAAGAACAGATTGAAGAAGATCAAGAATCTGCTTGCAGTTGGTTCAGGACACAATTCCTTCAGCTCCCCACTCTCAAACAAGTATGTTCAATCTTTCCCATCTCTTGCTTTTCTTGTTGTGAAACTGGTCAGCGATATAAGATTGCTCGCGAGATTAAGAAACTAAATCAACGACTAGATGACATtgccaaagaaagaaagaggtatGATTTTGATTTAACTTACAGGGGGGATGAGCAAATTAAACCACTTGTAGTTAACTCTGCTATTGATGCAGCTGAAGTAAAGGGTAGACAGGAGGAGAAAAATACTGTTATAAAAATGTTAGTGGGTAGTGAGAGTGTTAATAAGTTAAACCTCCAGGTAGTCTCTATAGTAGGGATGGGAGGACTGGGAAAAACTACTTTAGCCAAGCTAGTATATAATGATAGTGAGGTAGAAAAGAACTTTGAGAGTAGAATATGGGTTTCTGTCTCAAAACCCTTTGATGAGATTAAGATTGCGAAAGCAATTCTTGAAATTCTTATTAATGCTGCTTCAGTTCTTGTTGAATTTGAAGCTATAATGCAACACATAAGAAAATTACTCAAGGGGAAAAGGCTTTTACTTATCTTGGATGATGTGTGGGAAGATGGTCCTAGCAAGTGGGAGCAAATGAGAGATTCTTTCATGTCTGCTTCACTAGGAAGTAGTATTTTGGTGACCACACGAGATGAAAGTGTAGCAATGAACATGGGTTGCACTGGAGATCGCCTATTTAAACTAGGAAATTTGTTCCTGGAGGAATGTTGGTCAATTTTTAGTGAAATTGCATTCTTTGAAAAGAACAATGATGAGAGAGTACAATTAGAAGCAATAGGTAGGGAAATTGTAAAGAAATGTGATGGTTTACCTCTTGCTGCAAAAACTCTAGGAAATCTTTTGCGTTTTAAGGATTCACGGCAAGAGTGGCAGAGTGTATTGAATAGTGAGGTGTGGGAACTAGAAGGGTTATGggaaaaaaatagagaaactCAAAGTGGTTTTGCTTCTTTATGGTTGAGCTATTATGACTTGGTTTTAGAATTGAAACCATGCTTCTCTTATTGTGCTATCTTGCCAAAGGACCATGAGATTAAAGGAGATAACTTGATTCAGCTGTGGATGGCTCAAGGTTATCTTAGGCAAACACATGTAGATGACATGGAGAGGATTGGTGAAAAGTACTTGCACAATTTAGCTGGCCATTCTTTTTTTGAAGTTGTGCACAAAATTGATTGTGGTCATGTAATGAGTTGTAAAATGTATAACATAGTGCATGATTTTGCTCAATATATTGTAAAGAATGAATGTTTTAGCATTGAGGTCAATGATGAGGAAGAGTTGAAGATGATGTCTCTTCATAAGGAAGTTCGCCATTTAAGGGTAATGCTTGGGAAAGATGTTTCATTCCCCAGCTCCATTTACAGGCTAAAAGATCTGCGTACTCTCTGGGTTCAATGCAAAGGGAACTCAAAGGTCGGAGCTGCACTATCTAATTTATTTGGCAGATTGACTTGTTTGAGATCCTTAAACCTGTCCAACTGTAACCTTGCAGAAATTCCATCATCCATATGTAAACTCATCCATTTGAGACAAATTGACTTGTCTTACAACAAGGATTTGAAGGGGTTGCCTGAAGCATTGTGTGAATTATGCAACTTGCAAACCTTGAATATGGATGGCTGTTTCAGCTTAGTAAAACTGCCACGTGGCTTGGAGAAACTAATCAACCTGAGGCATCTGCATAATGGAGGTTTCGAAGGAGTTCTGCCTAAAGGAATCAGTAAATTAACTTGTCTAAGATCATTAAATCGGTTCAGCATTGGACAGAACAATCAAGAAGCCTGTAATCTTGGAGACCTGAAGAACTTAAACCACCTTCAAGGATGCTTATGTATAATGGGGTTGGAAATTGTTGCTGATGTGGGTGAGGCGAAACAAGCAGAACTCAGAAAAAAGACGGAAGTCACTCGTTTGGAACTGCGGTTTGGCAAGGGGGACGCAGAGTGGAGGAAACATCATGATGATGAAATACTGCTAGCCTTAGAGCCATCTCCATATGTGGAAGAGTTAGGAATATATGACTACCAAGGCAGGACAGTGTTTCCTAGTTGGATGATTTTCTTAAGTAATTTGAAGACAGTTATTCTCACTAATTGCAAAACCTGTGAGCATTTGCCACCTCTAGGAAAGCTGCCTTTCCTTGAAAATCTTCGAATATGGGGTATGGATGGAGTCCAAAAGGCTGGTCTTGAGTTCCTAGGATTAGAATCTTCCTCATCTTCATCGTCAGGTATTGCATTCCCAAAACTGATAAATCTACGATTCATGCGAATGCGAAATTGGGAAGTATGGGCAGATGATTTTATCAGAATGGGAGATGAAGAAGATAGtactaaaataactataatgcCACAACTTCGCAGTCTGTCATTCGCGTGGTGCTCCAAGTTGAAGGCAGTGCCAGACCAGTTTTTACGGAAAGCAACACTACAGGAGTTAACATTGACTTGCTCTCCTGAGTTGAAACGAGCTTACCAGAAGGGGATAGGACAGGATTGGCACAAAATCTCTCATATTCCTAACATCAAAATCTGGAATTTTGGAGAGAAGCGGCTGCTGACATTGCTAGAG GAGAGAGGATTGATACATCATGGCTGA